From the genome of Streptomyces sp. NBC_00523:
CTCCTCGGGCGCAACGGCGCCGGGAAGACCACCACGGTCCGGGGCATCCTCGGGCTCGTCCCGCGCGCCGGGAGCGTCCGGCTCGACGGCGAGGAGACCGCGGGCCTGCCCACGCACGCGCTGGTCCGGCGCGGCATCGGCTACGCCCCCGAGGACCGGGGCATCTTCGCCGGGCTGACCGTCGCGGAGAACCTGCGCCTGGCCGAACGGCGCGGCGCGGGCGAGCCCGCGTACGGCCTGGTCCACGAGCTGTTCCCGGAACTCAAGCAGCGGGCGCGGCAGTTGGCCGGGACGCTGTCCGGCGGTCAGCAGCAGATGGTGGCCATCGGGCGCACCCTGCTCAACGCCAACCGGCTGATCATCGCGGACGAACCGACCAAGGGCCTGGCACCGAAGGTCGTCACCGAGGTGGCCCAGGTGCTGGAACGGGCCGCCGAGGCGGTGCCGGTGCTCCTGGTCGAGCAGAACCTCGCCGTGGTGCGCCGGCTGGCCGGGCACTGCGTGGTCCTCGCCGACGGCCGCACCGCCCACCGGGGCCCGGCCGCCGAGCTGCTGGGCGACCCGGAGGCGGCCCGCACGCTGCTCGGTGTGGGCCACGGCCCGGTCACCGCACACCCTTCCGTGAAGGCGGATTCCTGATGTCCACCCTCGTCCTGCTCACCATGACCGGTCTCGGTCTGGGGGCCCTCTACTTCCTGGTCGCGTCCGGACTCTCACTGATCTTCGGCCTGATGGACGTGCTCAACTTCGCGCACGGGGCGCTGCTTTCGATCGGCGCGTACGGCACCTGGTGGGCCGCGTCCGGGAATCTCCCCGGCGCGGGCCCCGGCGGCGCCGGGTTCGTCCTCGCGGTCCTGTTCGGTACGGCGGTGGGCACCGTCGCCGCCGTGCTCCTCGAACTCGCGGTCGTCCGCCCGCTCTACACCCGGCCGCGC
Proteins encoded in this window:
- a CDS encoding ABC transporter ATP-binding protein; the protein is MTEQPLLDVRDLRVLIGGRHILHGVDLDVTAHGVTALLGRNGAGKTTTVRGILGLVPRAGSVRLDGEETAGLPTHALVRRGIGYAPEDRGIFAGLTVAENLRLAERRGAGEPAYGLVHELFPELKQRARQLAGTLSGGQQQMVAIGRTLLNANRLIIADEPTKGLAPKVVTEVAQVLERAAEAVPVLLVEQNLAVVRRLAGHCVVLADGRTAHRGPAAELLGDPEAARTLLGVGHGPVTAHPSVKADS